Proteins encoded by one window of Haladaptatus sp. ZSTT2:
- the proB gene encoding glutamate 5-kinase: MSEPSELLGSVEADEAQHARQLAADANLVVVKAGTNSLTDEHSNLDDAKVNKLVTDVMDLRRQGKQVLLVSSGAVGAGKGLLGLTDETVEESQALSTVGQSQLMRRYTEYFEQFDQTVAQILLTENDLEDPDRFTNFTNTVETLLQWDIVPIINENDAVATEELRIGDNDMLSSSVAIGIGAQLLVTLTDVGGVYTGNPKKDSTATRIEAIGSNYAAVQKLVDASSTHGFGGIQTKVAGARAVSEHGIPAIIAKSTADDVLAKISAAEPVGTIFIPTNGDDDD, encoded by the coding sequence ATGAGTGAACCGTCAGAGCTACTCGGGTCTGTCGAGGCAGACGAAGCCCAGCACGCACGACAGCTCGCGGCGGATGCCAACCTGGTCGTCGTCAAAGCGGGGACGAACTCGTTGACCGACGAACACTCCAACCTCGACGACGCGAAAGTCAACAAGCTTGTAACGGACGTGATGGATCTCCGCCGGCAGGGAAAACAGGTGTTGCTCGTGTCCTCCGGTGCGGTCGGGGCTGGAAAGGGTCTCCTTGGCCTCACAGACGAGACAGTCGAAGAGTCGCAGGCACTTTCGACGGTGGGGCAATCACAACTCATGCGACGGTACACCGAGTACTTCGAGCAGTTCGACCAGACCGTCGCGCAGATTCTCTTGACGGAGAACGACTTAGAGGACCCAGACCGGTTCACCAACTTCACGAACACCGTCGAAACACTCCTCCAGTGGGATATCGTCCCGATTATCAACGAGAACGACGCCGTCGCAACCGAAGAACTCCGCATCGGTGACAACGACATGCTCTCCTCGTCGGTCGCAATCGGTATCGGTGCGCAACTTTTGGTCACGCTCACCGATGTCGGCGGCGTCTATACCGGAAACCCAAAGAAAGATTCGACCGCGACCCGCATCGAAGCTATCGGCAGTAACTATGCCGCGGTACAGAAGTTGGTCGACGCGAGTTCGACGCACGGATTTGGTGGAATTCAGACGAAAGTCGCTGGCGCGCGTGCGGTGAGCGAACACGGCATTCCGGCCATCATCGCCAAATCCACCGCGGACGATGTGTTGGCCAAAATCAGTGCCGCAGAACCGGTGGGGACGATATTCATCCCGACGAACGGAGACGACGATGACTGA
- a CDS encoding glutamate-5-semialdehyde dehydrogenase, translating into MTEKTTQTKVAEAQTAALRIAGLSDEARADALHSIADAIDASHEEILAANETDVREAEQLLEAGDYSQALVDRLKLSPSKLESITEMVRSVAAQADPLGKTQTARRLDDGLELYKCTVPIGVVGTIFESRPDALVQIASLCLRSGNAVILKGGSEASHSNRVLFELIQDATADVPDGWAQLIEARADVDTVLEMDEAIDLVMPRGSSEFVSYIQNNTSIPVLGHTEGVCHVYVDKEADLSMATDIAYDAKVQYPAVCNAVETLLVHERVAADFLPKIAAKYTDAGVEMRGDDAAREIVSMEAASELDWETEYGDLIIAVKIVDSLAEATEHITTYGSKHTDAIVTDDSDRAGIFMRSLDSASVFHNASTRFADGFRYGLGAEVGISTGKIHARGPVGLEGLTTYQYYLEGDGQVVGTYAGADAKPFVHEDFDGSWHPGSLSNQ; encoded by the coding sequence ATGACTGAGAAAACGACCCAAACGAAAGTTGCAGAGGCACAGACCGCAGCGCTCAGAATCGCGGGATTGTCCGACGAAGCACGCGCCGATGCGTTGCACTCGATTGCAGACGCTATCGATGCGAGCCACGAGGAAATCCTAGCGGCCAACGAGACGGACGTTCGCGAGGCAGAGCAACTCCTCGAAGCAGGAGACTACAGCCAGGCGCTCGTCGACCGCCTCAAGCTCTCCCCATCGAAACTCGAGAGTATTACGGAGATGGTCAGGAGCGTTGCCGCGCAAGCCGACCCGCTCGGAAAGACGCAGACCGCCCGAAGGCTTGACGATGGGTTGGAACTCTACAAATGCACCGTACCAATCGGTGTTGTGGGGACGATTTTCGAATCTAGACCCGATGCACTCGTCCAGATTGCGTCGCTTTGCTTGCGCTCTGGGAACGCCGTTATCCTGAAGGGCGGCAGCGAGGCGAGCCATTCGAACCGCGTTCTCTTCGAGTTGATTCAGGACGCGACGGCCGACGTTCCCGACGGATGGGCACAACTCATCGAAGCGCGAGCGGACGTAGACACCGTCCTCGAGATGGACGAGGCGATCGACCTCGTCATGCCACGAGGCAGTTCGGAATTCGTGTCCTACATCCAGAACAACACGAGCATTCCGGTGCTCGGCCACACAGAGGGCGTCTGCCACGTCTACGTCGACAAAGAGGCAGACCTCTCGATGGCCACCGATATCGCGTATGACGCAAAGGTGCAGTACCCCGCGGTGTGCAACGCGGTTGAAACTCTCTTGGTTCACGAACGTGTCGCGGCGGATTTCTTGCCGAAAATCGCTGCGAAGTACACGGACGCCGGAGTTGAAATGCGCGGTGACGACGCAGCACGAGAAATCGTGTCGATGGAGGCGGCCAGCGAACTGGACTGGGAGACCGAATACGGCGACCTCATCATCGCCGTCAAAATCGTCGATTCGCTCGCCGAGGCAACCGAGCACATCACAACCTACGGCTCGAAGCACACGGACGCTATCGTGACCGACGACTCCGATCGCGCCGGTATTTTCATGCGGAGTCTCGACTCGGCAAGCGTGTTCCACAACGCCTCAACGCGTTTTGCTGATGGCTTCCGCTATGGACTCGGTGCCGAAGTCGGCATCAGCACTGGAAAAATCCACGCGCGCGGCCCCGTCGGCCTCGAAGGGCTCACCACGTATCAGTACTACCTCGAAGGCGATGGGCAGGTCGTCGGGACGTACGCGGGGGCCGATGCGAAACCGTTTGTCCACGAGGACTTCGACGGTTCATGG